Proteins encoded in a region of the Candidatus Woesearchaeota archaeon genome:
- a CDS encoding ATP-binding protein, giving the protein MYVERSIKEVFDKVKEVYMIIAVVGARQAGKTTFLKEQIKGIKAGYLLFDDPDIRELFEADIKKFELQYLGQDLVVFDEVHYCREAGPKLKYLADSGHKIWLTSSSGIILGKDILSYLVGRVSVLKLYPFSFSEFLSAKGQKAMSNKVEKRLVWEHLTYGGYPKVILAEDNELKKIILRDLHDTMLLKDVARTFSIDDISSLEKASKYLSNNIGGILSYNSATNVLGISFPTLKKYLDALEKSYLVTLIPPYCKNKNKEISKQPKIYFIDTGMRNAVAGSFASVVDGKLFENYVLSELLKAGFSPKYWRTKAGAEVDFVIEAGEKIIPIECKLYADSAKRSLNSFINTYGPSHAFVVNYEGLTWGKKTMGCTVTGCGVGKLISYLNTLLA; this is encoded by the coding sequence ATGTACGTGGAAAGGTCCATTAAGGAAGTATTCGACAAAGTTAAAGAAGTCTATATGATTATTGCTGTAGTTGGCGCAAGGCAGGCTGGCAAGACTACTTTTCTTAAAGAGCAAATTAAGGGTATTAAAGCAGGATATCTCCTTTTTGATGATCCTGATATCAGGGAGCTTTTTGAGGCAGATATAAAAAAATTTGAACTGCAGTATTTAGGCCAAGATTTGGTTGTTTTTGATGAGGTCCACTATTGCAGGGAAGCTGGTCCTAAGCTCAAGTATCTGGCTGATAGCGGCCATAAGATTTGGCTTACATCGTCTTCAGGAATCATCCTGGGAAAAGATATACTCTCTTACCTTGTTGGCAGGGTTTCTGTGCTCAAGCTTTATCCTTTTTCGTTTAGCGAATTCCTGTCAGCTAAGGGCCAGAAAGCAATGAGCAATAAAGTAGAAAAAAGGCTTGTATGGGAACATCTGACTTACGGCGGATATCCAAAAGTTATTTTGGCGGAAGATAACGAATTAAAGAAGATTATTTTGAGGGATTTGCACGATACCATGCTGCTCAAAGATGTCGCCCGCACTTTTTCAATCGATGATATCAGCTCTTTAGAAAAGGCAAGCAAATATCTGTCCAATAATATTGGAGGCATTCTCTCTTACAACTCAGCTACTAACGTGCTGGGCATTTCATTTCCTACACTTAAGAAATATTTGGACGCCTTGGAGAAAAGCTATCTTGTTACCCTGATCCCTCCGTACTGTAAGAACAAGAACAAGGAGATTAGCAAACAGCCCAAGATTTATTTTATAGACACTGGAATGCGCAATGCTGTTGCAGGATCTTTTGCATCCGTGGTTGATGGCAAGCTGTTTGAGAATTATGTGTTATCAGAGTTGTTGAAAGCAGGATTTTCTCCCAAGTATTGGCGTACTAAGGCCGGTGCTGAGGTTGATTTTGTTATTGAGGCTGGAGAAAAGATTATTCCAATCGAATGCAAACTCTATGCTGATTCTGCTAAGAGGAGCTTAAATTCTTTCATAAATACCTATGGTCCTTCACATGCTTTTGTAGTTAATTATGAAGGCTTAACCTGGGGAAAAAAAACAATGGGGTGCACAGTTACCGGTTGTGGTGTCGGGAAATTAATCAGCTATTTAAACACTCTATTAGCCTAA